Proteins encoded together in one Lathyrus oleraceus cultivar Zhongwan6 chromosome 5, CAAS_Psat_ZW6_1.0, whole genome shotgun sequence window:
- the LOC127081517 gene encoding nuclear pore complex protein NUP98A, which translates to MTGFGQTAPSMSTPFQSAQPAQSSGAFSFSNFGQTQPAGASSFGGTPGMFGRNNFGLQAAPQNYVVAQAAPITNPFGTLPALPQMSIGRVGTTPSVQYGISSIPTPARNSIRKEVGSSSGSDTADISHSFVDVNHFDNSKIVALEKEKDLNKSSDNDAWVSVEEKLRQRDAM; encoded by the coding sequence ATGACCGGTTTTGGTCAAACAGCGCCGTCAATGTCAACACCATTCCAATCTGCACAACCTGCTCAGTCAAGTGGTGCCTTTTCCTTTAGTAACTTTGGCCAGACGCAACCTGCTGGTGCAAGTAGCTTCGGTGGGACTCCAGGCATGTTTGGTCGGAATAATTTTGGACTTCAGGCTGCTCCCCAGAATTATGTGGTTGCACAAGCAGCACCCATTACAAATCCGTTTGGAACACTTCCGGCTTTGCCTCAGATGTCAATTGGCCGAGTTGGAACTACTCCTTCTGTTCAATATGGAATCTCTAGCATACCCACCCCTGCACGCAATTCTATCAGAAAAGAAGTTGGAAGTTCCTCTGGAAGTGACACAGCTGACATTAGTCATAGCTTTGTTGATGTAAATCATTTTGATAATTCTAAGATAGTTGCTTTAGAAAAAGAAAAGGACTTGAATAAATCATCCGACAATGATGCTTGGGTTTCTGTAGAAGAAAAACTCAGACAGAGGGATGCCATGTAG